From the Caldicellulosiruptoraceae bacterium PP1 genome, one window contains:
- a CDS encoding glycosyltransferase — protein sequence MIRFFNYFSLFVTWYILILNTIYVVLLLISLIGIIVYIRNKIAGRIVEVIASDLAPPVSLLVPAYNEQETIVKAVKSFLQIEYPEFEVVVINDGSKDDTLEKLKNEFNLYIVDRKFRKLIDSKDVIGIYYSKRYDNLIVVDKINGGKADALNCGINVCSYPYICTLDADSILERDSIAKVMQPFFDEPDKVVAVSGIVRIVNGSMLDNFGKVQELHVPKSNIARFQIIEYFRAFLAARKGLSMIGSLLIASGAFAGFKKEDIIMADGFNTKTVGEDMEIVVRLKKIAYEKKKKSKVIFVPDPIVWTQCPEKLGDLAKQRKRWQRGLAQVVFQHRSLFFNPRYGMLGLFGYPYQVIFELLGPVIELIGYIIVPISYIFGIININVALFFLAVEVLYGIAISILSVLFSELSEKKYNGWKDFIILVIIAVVENLGYRQLTVLWRVMGIYEAVVRKQGWAKAERKKL from the coding sequence ATGATAAGATTTTTTAATTACTTCTCATTATTTGTTACATGGTATATTTTAATTTTAAACACTATATATGTAGTCCTTTTATTAATCTCTCTGATTGGTATTATAGTATATATCAGAAATAAAATTGCTGGAAGAATTGTTGAAGTAATTGCCTCTGATTTAGCTCCTCCAGTAAGTTTACTAGTTCCTGCATATAATGAACAAGAAACAATAGTAAAAGCTGTAAAATCCTTTTTACAAATTGAATACCCTGAATTTGAGGTAGTTGTTATAAATGATGGTTCAAAAGATGATACTCTTGAGAAATTAAAAAATGAATTTAATTTATATATTGTTGATCGAAAATTTAGAAAATTAATTGATTCTAAAGATGTAATTGGTATATACTATTCAAAAAGGTATGATAATTTAATTGTTGTTGATAAAATTAATGGTGGGAAAGCTGATGCATTAAACTGCGGTATTAACGTATGCTCTTATCCATACATATGTACATTAGATGCTGACTCAATACTTGAAAGGGATTCCATTGCAAAAGTAATGCAGCCTTTTTTTGATGAACCAGATAAGGTTGTTGCAGTATCAGGTATTGTAAGAATAGTAAATGGTTCAATGTTAGACAACTTTGGTAAAGTTCAAGAGCTTCATGTTCCAAAGTCAAATATAGCAAGATTTCAAATTATAGAGTATTTTAGAGCATTCTTGGCTGCAAGAAAAGGGCTTTCGATGATTGGTTCTCTACTTATAGCATCGGGTGCTTTTGCAGGATTTAAGAAAGAAGATATTATAATGGCAGACGGGTTTAATACAAAAACTGTAGGCGAGGATATGGAGATAGTTGTTAGACTTAAGAAAATTGCTTATGAAAAAAAGAAAAAATCAAAGGTAATATTTGTCCCAGATCCTATCGTATGGACACAATGCCCTGAGAAGTTAGGCGATTTAGCTAAGCAAAGGAAGAGATGGCAAAGAGGACTAGCACAAGTTGTTTTTCAACATAGAAGTTTGTTTTTTAATCCAAGATATGGCATGTTAGGATTATTTGGATATCCATACCAAGTTATATTTGAACTACTAGGACCTGTAATTGAATTGATTGGATATATTATTGTCCCCATTTCTTATATATTTGGAATTATTAATATAAATGTTGCTTTGTTTTTTTTAGCTGTTGAAGTTTTATATGGAATAGCAATTTCCATTTTATCTGTATTATTCTCAGAGCTTTCAGAAAAGAAATATAATGGCTGGAAGGATTTTATTATACTTGTTATAATAGCTGTGGTAGAAAATTTAGGCTATAGACAACTAACTGTTTTGTGGAGAGTTATGGGTATTTATGAAGCAGTAGTTAGAAAACAAGGCTGGGCAAAAGCTGAAAGAAAAAAATTATAG
- a CDS encoding HEAT repeat domain-containing protein, with amino-acid sequence MVKIISKNVIIFILFLILILLIITIILFIYKIIISINQKRIKLIKNQLREKIYSIIKNGKKDHFDKKHYIFIMDIIVNDFYWVEDIEKQRLYEHFKRDGFINYLIKNLDSISKRKRIKSAKTLSIIGSEEELDAIIKSIFKRKIDEIGIIAEPMFIIMSKMENIEKYYPFIKTIIENAYKLSYSNQRKIQYFAILLGNKLSKPIIEILRNTNIVNNILFCIIILSEIATIDEIKIIEKFLDYPNAEIRAKACRVIEKLGYISDVKKLCSIAINDKHFYVRLRAIYALGRLNNPTCLNVLLDCLEDKFFYVRDASLNALKNYGYKIFSNLIEYYNKSQDKFAKDKIIEIFYYNDNFNILINSYLGKVPDISKDLSLEIFKKLSDNNKSIFTLKTLENNFYYILKENYPELVI; translated from the coding sequence ATGGTAAAGATAATAAGTAAAAATGTTATAATATTTATTTTATTTTTAATTTTAATATTACTAATTATTACTATTATTTTATTTATATATAAAATAATTATAAGTATTAATCAAAAAAGAATTAAATTAATAAAGAATCAATTAAGGGAAAAAATTTATTCTATTATAAAAAATGGAAAGAAAGACCATTTTGATAAGAAACATTATATTTTTATTATGGATATCATAGTTAATGATTTTTATTGGGTTGAAGACATTGAAAAGCAAAGGCTTTATGAACATTTTAAAAGAGACGGCTTTATAAATTATCTAATTAAAAATTTAGACAGTATAAGTAAAAGGAAAAGGATAAAGAGTGCTAAAACTTTGAGTATTATTGGGAGCGAAGAAGAACTTGATGCTATTATTAAATCAATTTTTAAAAGGAAAATTGATGAAATTGGTATAATTGCTGAGCCTATGTTTATAATAATGAGCAAAATGGAGAATATTGAAAAATATTACCCATTTATAAAAACTATTATAGAAAATGCTTATAAACTTTCTTATTCTAATCAAAGGAAAATACAATACTTTGCTATATTATTGGGAAATAAACTTTCTAAACCTATTATTGAGATATTAAGAAATACAAATATTGTTAATAATATCTTATTCTGCATTATAATTCTTTCAGAAATTGCAACAATTGATGAAATTAAAATAATTGAGAAATTTTTAGATTATCCAAATGCAGAAATAAGAGCCAAAGCTTGCAGGGTTATAGAAAAATTAGGTTATATATCAGATGTAAAAAAACTTTGTTCTATAGCTATTAATGATAAACATTTTTATGTGAGATTAAGAGCAATATATGCACTTGGTAGACTAAATAATCCAACATGCTTAAATGTATTATTAGATTGTTTAGAAGATAAATTTTTCTACGTCAGAGATGCAAGCCTTAATGCATTAAAAAATTATGGCTATAAAATATTTAGTAATCTTATTGAATACTATAACAAATCTCAAGATAAATTTGCAAAAGATAAGATTATTGAAATATTTTATTATAATGATAATTTTAATATTTTAATTAATTCTTATTTAGGCAAAGTTCCTGATATATCAAAGGATTTATCATTAGAAATATTTAAAAAATTAAGTGATAATAACAAAAGTATTTTTACTTTAAAAACTTTAGAAAATAATTTTTATTATATTCTGAAAGAAAATTATCCAGAATTGGTGATATAA
- a CDS encoding PleD family two-component system response regulator, producing the protein MLKKILIVDENQYIRDILKNRFLNTTDIDFLYDVYDAEDGEKAYDIIKTENINVIITDINLPKISGFELVRQIKTDNNTRHIPIIFLTQNFHKEIRTKAYEYGVVGIIQKPFSTNEVYYFVKTILKMQEEYISLKEINDILSFLKNIMLVSEQNVIEESYNFMKKYFNNFRMLGIKRYNKEFNVVINNNFPKSEEINIIENIAEYKFDNLKQYIIIDAGEKNLEIYLILDKYNDNLKFSLLHEILHLWSELNGKDNK; encoded by the coding sequence ATGTTGAAGAAAATTTTAATTGTAGATGAAAATCAATATATAAGAGATATATTAAAAAATAGGTTTTTAAATACTACTGATATAGATTTTTTATATGATGTTTATGATGCTGAAGATGGCGAAAAAGCATATGATATAATAAAAACTGAAAATATAAACGTTATCATAACTGACATTAATTTACCTAAAATTAGTGGATTTGAATTAGTTAGACAAATAAAGACTGATAATAATACAAGACATATTCCAATAATATTTTTAACACAAAATTTTCATAAAGAGATTAGAACAAAAGCTTATGAATATGGAGTTGTCGGAATTATTCAAAAACCATTTTCAACTAATGAGGTATACTATTTTGTGAAAACTATTTTAAAAATGCAAGAAGAATATATTTCTTTAAAGGAAATCAATGACATATTAAGCTTTTTGAAGAATATTATGTTAGTTTCAGAGCAAAATGTTATTGAAGAGTCTTATAACTTTATGAAAAAATACTTTAATAATTTTAGAATGCTTGGTATAAAAAGATATAATAAGGAATTCAATGTAGTTATAAATAATAATTTTCCTAAAAGTGAAGAAATAAATATTATAGAGAATATAGCTGAGTATAAATTTGATAATTTAAAACAATATATAATAATTGATGCTGGAGAAAAAAACTTAGAAATTTATCTTATACTTGATAAATATAATGATAATTTGAAATTTAGCTTGCTTCATGAAATACTTCACCTTTGGAGTGAATTAAATGGTAAAGATAATAAGTAA
- a CDS encoding zinc-binding dehydrogenase, whose product MKAIVFDANITKYVRTLALGKLSKKNFYGPFSCISLKEIEKPKLPSDDYVLIKTKFAGICGSDLNLIFLHDSPSTSPFASFPFVIGHENLGVIVEKGKNVMDFNVGDRVIADPVLDCYAREIDDICESCKEHEYSTCLNITEGKLSPGTIMGACNSTSGSWGEYYIAHKSQLLKVPNEVKDEEAILTDALASAVHPVMRNFPKDNQKVLVYGAGIIGLLIIWTLRKLGSKANISCVAKYKFQQDLAKEFGADNIIYPSENYFEDVAKITNAKIFKPMIGDNVMLGGFDIIYDCVASNKTIRDSLWMTKQRGTYVLVGLASFPKGIDFTPVWFKELKITGAYCYSTEILDGKEISTYELALKLIQENKIPYNKLITHIFSIDEYKKAIETASSKNREKSIKVVFKF is encoded by the coding sequence ATGAAAGCAATAGTTTTTGACGCAAATATAACTAAATATGTAAGAACGTTAGCATTAGGTAAACTATCAAAAAAGAATTTTTATGGACCTTTTTCATGCATTTCCTTAAAAGAAATTGAAAAACCAAAACTTCCATCTGATGATTATGTTCTAATAAAAACGAAATTTGCTGGAATATGCGGGAGCGACTTAAATCTAATATTTTTACATGATTCTCCTTCTACTTCACCTTTTGCATCTTTTCCGTTTGTTATAGGACATGAAAACCTTGGTGTGATAGTTGAAAAGGGTAAGAATGTAATGGATTTTAATGTTGGAGATAGAGTTATAGCTGATCCAGTTTTAGATTGCTATGCGAGAGAGATTGATGATATATGTGAGTCTTGTAAAGAGCATGAGTATTCAACCTGCCTTAATATAACTGAAGGCAAGCTTTCACCTGGAACTATAATGGGTGCATGCAATTCAACCTCAGGGTCATGGGGAGAATATTATATAGCTCATAAATCGCAACTCCTTAAAGTGCCAAATGAGGTAAAAGATGAAGAAGCTATACTTACAGATGCTTTAGCATCTGCAGTACATCCTGTTATGAGGAATTTCCCTAAGGATAATCAAAAAGTTTTGGTTTATGGAGCAGGAATAATTGGACTTCTTATTATATGGACACTTAGGAAGTTAGGAAGTAAAGCAAATATATCTTGTGTAGCAAAGTATAAATTTCAGCAAGATCTTGCGAAGGAATTTGGTGCAGATAATATTATATATCCATCTGAAAATTATTTTGAAGATGTTGCAAAGATTACAAATGCAAAGATTTTTAAACCGATGATTGGTGATAATGTTATGCTTGGTGGTTTTGATATTATTTATGATTGTGTCGCTTCAAATAAAACAATAAGAGATTCTTTGTGGATGACAAAACAAAGAGGAACCTATGTCTTAGTCGGATTAGCTAGTTTTCCTAAAGGAATTGATTTTACACCTGTATGGTTTAAAGAACTTAAAATAACAGGTGCATATTGTTATAGCACAGAGATATTGGATGGAAAAGAAATTTCAACATATGAACTTGCACTAAAGCTAATTCAGGAAAATAAAATACCTTATAATAAGCTAATTACACATATATTTAGCATAGATGAATACAAAAAAGCAATAGAGACAGCATCATCAAAAAATAGAGAAAAAAGTATAAAAGTGGTATTTAAATTTTAG
- a CDS encoding aminotransferase class I/II-fold pyridoxal phosphate-dependent enzyme — protein MIDTTKFSLADFVKSDEKNIMDLAKEFYEYKEDYVKRRHYQYRRVSLSGSGPTMTVVDQYTGEIREMIYMASNDYLNLTKHPRTIKAGIEATKKYGSGAGSVPLLGGTLDIHVELEKKLAEFKGCEDALVYTSGYGSNLGTIAAMLHEKDVAILDMYVHASIIDGCRNTNIEFFRHNNMDSLEKTLKKVKDKYNTKLVIVDGVYSMDGDIAPLDQIVEIAHAYGAFVMVDEAHATGVIGKNGKGTPEHCNVEGKVDIVAGTLSKALGAVGGFIATNKELVNYLHFYSRAYMFSTAPTPQATASLIEALNVIEEEPELRENLWNNINYFRENLLKLGFDLGNQQTAIFPIIIGDDLKVKEICREMHEMNIYVNPVFYPAVPRRLSRIRISLTAGHTREHLDRTLEVLEHLGKKYGII, from the coding sequence ATGATTGATACAACAAAATTTAGTTTAGCAGATTTTGTTAAAAGTGATGAAAAAAATATAATGGATTTAGCAAAAGAATTTTATGAATACAAAGAAGATTATGTTAAAAGAAGGCATTACCAGTATAGGAGAGTTTCATTAAGTGGTTCTGGTCCAACAATGACAGTTGTAGACCAATATACTGGTGAAATAAGAGAAATGATATATATGGCTTCGAACGATTACTTAAATTTAACTAAACATCCAAGAACCATTAAGGCAGGTATTGAGGCAACAAAAAAGTATGGTTCTGGTGCAGGTTCGGTTCCTCTTCTCGGCGGAACACTTGATATACATGTCGAGCTTGAGAAAAAACTTGCAGAGTTTAAAGGCTGCGAAGATGCATTAGTATACACAAGTGGATACGGTTCAAATCTCGGAACAATAGCAGCAATGTTACATGAAAAAGATGTTGCTATACTTGATATGTATGTTCATGCAAGTATAATTGATGGTTGTAGAAATACTAATATAGAATTTTTCAGACATAATAACATGGATTCATTAGAAAAGACACTTAAAAAGGTAAAGGATAAATACAATACAAAGCTTGTTATTGTTGATGGTGTATACTCTATGGATGGCGATATTGCACCATTAGATCAAATTGTTGAGATAGCACATGCTTATGGAGCTTTTGTAATGGTTGATGAAGCTCATGCAACAGGTGTTATAGGAAAGAATGGTAAAGGAACACCAGAACATTGTAATGTTGAAGGTAAAGTTGATATAGTAGCTGGTACATTATCAAAGGCTTTAGGAGCAGTTGGTGGATTTATTGCAACAAATAAAGAATTAGTTAATTACTTACATTTTTATTCACGAGCTTATATGTTTTCAACAGCACCTACACCACAAGCTACTGCTTCATTAATTGAAGCATTAAATGTTATTGAAGAGGAACCAGAGTTAAGGGAAAATCTCTGGAATAATATTAATTATTTCAGAGAAAATCTCTTAAAATTAGGTTTTGATTTAGGCAATCAACAAACAGCAATATTCCCAATAATTATTGGGGATGATTTGAAAGTTAAAGAAATATGTAGAGAAATGCATGAAATGAATATATATGTTAATCCTGTGTTTTATCCAGCTGTTCCAAGAAGGTTATCAAGAATTAGAATTTCATTGACAGCTGGGCATACAAGGGAACATCTTGATAGAACGCTTGAAGTGTTAGAGCATCTTGGCAAAAAATATGGCATAATATAA
- a CDS encoding formate--tetrahydrofolate ligase: MKSDVEIAKEVKLKYIEQIAEEIGLNQDEIETYGKYKAKISLDAYERLKNKKKNNIILITSINPTPMGEGKTTTAIGLSMAINKLGFSSIVTLREPSLGPCMGLKGGATGGGYSQVLPMEDINLHFTGDIHAVTTANNLLCAALDNHIHQGNKLNIDPKRILIKRAIDMNDRTLRNIVIGLGEKQNGVMREDGFIISVASEVMAILCLSENISDLKRRLGNILIAFNQQGEPIYAKDLKIHGAMAALLKDAIKPNLVQTIENTPAIIHGGPFANIAHGTNSILALDISTRLCDYTVVEAGFGADLGAEKYFDIVCRKADVYPNAVVIVVTIKALKYHGGQQLDKINEPNLKTLEKGLENLKKHIQNIKAFNTGVVVALNKFPSDTDEEIDLIKKLCEKENVEFAISSVFSKGSEGGIELAEKVLKVSNNVTKKNFTYPLNMSIEEKIKQIAKRIYGANDVEFSTKALKDLETIKKLEISHYPVCIAKTQYSLSDNPKLLGRPYNFTINIRELKISNGAEFIVAIAGDIMTMPGLPRIPSAENIDIDEKGNIYGIS; encoded by the coding sequence ATGAAATCAGATGTAGAAATTGCAAAGGAAGTTAAACTTAAATATATAGAACAAATTGCAGAAGAAATTGGGCTTAATCAAGATGAGATAGAGACTTATGGAAAATATAAAGCAAAGATATCATTAGATGCTTATGAAAGGCTAAAAAATAAAAAAAAGAACAACATCATTTTAATTACATCTATAAATCCAACCCCTATGGGTGAAGGAAAAACAACAACAGCTATAGGCCTTTCAATGGCAATTAACAAATTGGGTTTCTCATCTATTGTTACATTACGAGAGCCTTCATTGGGGCCATGTATGGGATTAAAGGGTGGAGCAACTGGCGGTGGCTATTCTCAAGTTCTTCCTATGGAAGATATAAACCTACATTTTACTGGTGACATTCATGCTGTTACAACAGCAAATAATCTTTTATGTGCTGCGTTAGACAATCATATTCATCAAGGCAATAAGTTAAATATTGACCCAAAAAGAATTTTAATTAAAAGAGCTATAGACATGAATGATAGGACACTAAGAAATATTGTAATAGGTCTTGGTGAAAAACAAAATGGTGTAATGCGTGAAGATGGTTTTATAATATCTGTTGCATCTGAGGTAATGGCAATACTGTGCTTATCTGAAAATATCTCTGATCTTAAAAGAAGACTTGGAAATATTTTAATTGCTTTTAATCAACAAGGTGAACCTATTTATGCTAAAGACTTAAAAATACATGGAGCTATGGCAGCATTACTAAAAGATGCTATAAAACCTAACTTGGTTCAAACTATTGAAAATACACCTGCAATTATTCATGGGGGACCTTTTGCTAATATAGCACACGGGACAAATTCTATATTAGCATTGGATATTTCAACAAGGCTTTGCGACTATACTGTTGTTGAAGCTGGTTTTGGTGCTGATTTAGGTGCTGAAAAATATTTTGATATTGTTTGTAGAAAAGCTGATGTATATCCTAATGCTGTTGTAATTGTTGTGACAATTAAGGCATTAAAGTATCATGGTGGTCAACAATTAGATAAGATTAATGAACCTAATCTGAAAACATTAGAAAAAGGGCTTGAAAACCTCAAAAAACATATTCAAAATATAAAAGCTTTTAATACAGGTGTTGTTGTTGCATTAAATAAATTTCCAAGCGATACAGATGAGGAAATAGACCTTATTAAAAAGCTTTGTGAGAAAGAAAATGTTGAATTTGCAATTTCTAGTGTATTTTCAAAGGGTTCAGAAGGCGGTATTGAACTTGCCGAAAAGGTTTTAAAAGTTTCAAATAATGTAACAAAGAAAAACTTCACATATCCATTAAATATGTCAATTGAAGAAAAAATAAAACAAATTGCAAAAAGAATCTATGGTGCTAATGATGTTGAGTTTTCAACAAAAGCACTAAAAGATTTAGAAACAATAAAGAAATTAGAGATATCACATTATCCTGTATGTATTGCTAAAACTCAATATTCATTATCTGATAATCCCAAGCTTTTAGGTAGGCCATACAATTTTACAATAAATATTAGAGAACTGAAAATTAGCAACGGTGCTGAGTTTATTGTCGCAATAGCTGGCGATATTATGACAATGCCTGGACTTCCAAGAATACCTTCAGCAGAAAATATTGATATTGATGAAAAAGGGAATATATATGGAATTTCATAA
- a CDS encoding thioesterase family protein: MEFNNIKAGLTSSMQIVVSNKDTAIFYGSGTLEVFATPAMISYMEHAAMICVDAHLPNEYTTVGTKIDVKHLAATPVGMSVFIEAKLLEVDRKRLLFKVEAYDQKEKIGEGFHERFIIEKEKFLNKTYSKLAGD, translated from the coding sequence ATGGAGTTTAACAACATAAAAGCTGGATTGACAAGTTCAATGCAAATAGTGGTATCAAATAAAGATACTGCAATATTTTATGGGAGTGGAACATTAGAAGTATTTGCTACACCTGCAATGATTTCATATATGGAACATGCTGCCATGATTTGTGTTGATGCACATTTACCAAATGAATATACAACTGTTGGGACAAAGATTGATGTAAAGCATTTAGCTGCTACACCTGTTGGGATGAGTGTATTCATTGAGGCAAAATTGTTAGAAGTTGATAGAAAAAGACTTTTGTTTAAGGTTGAAGCATATGATCAAAAAGAAAAGATTGGCGAAGGGTTTCATGAACGTTTCATTATAGAGAAGGAAAAGTTTTTGAATAAAACATATTCTAAATTGGCAGGTGATTAA
- the hydG gene encoding [FeFe] hydrogenase H-cluster radical SAM maturase HydG has product MKYLQINDAEIINERLIEELIEKTKSFDRIRFNEIIEKAKKAKGLELEEVAFLINIEDPEALEELFEVAREVKLSIYGKRVVFFVPLYTSNECTNNCLYCGYRHDNKILHRKTLTTEDIIKEAKAIESQGHKRILLVCGEDPNKTSIGHITSAVEAIYKNCDIRRINVNAAPMSIDEFKMLKESGIGTYQIFQETYHRETYKKMHPQGQKANYNKRITAIYNAYQGGIDDVGIGPLLGLYDYRFDVLATLMHIRHFDNFTGGVGPHTISVPRLKYAEGWALDGIPYPISDLDFMKIVAVFRLAVPYTGIILSTREAPDLRDKLLDLGVSQISAGSSTSPGGYKEKEEHANQFELADHRNLIQMMNVICEKGYIPSFCTACYRRERTGHKFMEFAKEGEIHEFCQPNAILTFKEVLLDYGTDELKKKGEEIIKKALDEIDNIKLKEETIKRIKELEQGKRDLYF; this is encoded by the coding sequence ATGAAGTATCTTCAAATTAATGATGCCGAAATTATTAATGAAAGGTTAATTGAGGAGTTAATAGAAAAAACTAAAAGTTTTGACAGGATAAGATTTAATGAAATCATTGAAAAAGCAAAGAAAGCAAAAGGATTAGAATTAGAAGAGGTTGCATTTTTAATAAATATTGAAGATCCTGAAGCATTAGAAGAATTATTTGAAGTTGCAAGAGAAGTAAAATTGAGCATTTATGGTAAGAGAGTAGTATTTTTTGTTCCACTTTATACAAGTAACGAATGTACAAATAATTGTCTTTATTGTGGATATAGGCATGACAACAAAATACTTCATAGAAAGACATTAACAACAGAGGATATTATTAAAGAAGCTAAGGCAATTGAATCTCAGGGACATAAAAGAATACTTTTAGTATGTGGTGAAGATCCAAATAAGACAAGTATTGGCCATATAACTTCAGCAGTAGAGGCTATATATAAAAACTGTGATATACGAAGAATAAATGTAAACGCTGCTCCAATGTCTATTGATGAATTTAAAATGTTAAAAGAAAGTGGAATTGGAACCTATCAGATATTCCAAGAAACATATCATAGAGAAACTTATAAAAAAATGCATCCACAGGGACAAAAAGCAAATTATAATAAAAGAATTACAGCAATATATAATGCTTATCAAGGTGGAATAGACGATGTTGGTATAGGCCCTCTACTTGGGTTATATGATTACAGGTTTGATGTTTTAGCAACTTTAATGCATATTAGACATTTTGATAATTTTACTGGTGGAGTGGGGCCACATACAATCTCCGTTCCAAGACTCAAATATGCTGAAGGATGGGCTTTAGATGGGATTCCTTATCCTATCAGTGATTTAGATTTTATGAAGATTGTTGCGGTATTTAGGCTTGCAGTTCCTTATACAGGTATTATATTATCAACTAGAGAAGCTCCAGATTTAAGAGATAAATTACTTGACCTTGGTGTTTCTCAGATTAGTGCTGGTTCTTCTACAAGCCCAGGTGGATATAAAGAAAAAGAGGAGCATGCAAATCAATTTGAACTTGCCGACCATAGAAATCTTATTCAAATGATGAATGTAATCTGTGAAAAAGGTTACATTCCAAGTTTTTGCACAGCATGTTATAGGAGAGAAAGAACTGGACACAAATTTATGGAGTTTGCAAAAGAAGGAGAGATACATGAATTTTGTCAACCCAATGCAATACTTACATTTAAAGAAGTATTGTTAGATTATGGAACAGATGAATTAAAGAAAAAAGGTGAAGAAATAATAAAAAAAGCATTAGATGAGATTGATAATATAAAATTAAAAGAAGAAACAATAAAGAGAATAAAGGAATTAGAACAAGGAAAAAGAGATTTATATTTTTAA
- the cysK gene encoding cysteine synthase A: MIYNNILELIGKTPLVRLNKLSQQVDAEIIAKVESFNPGGSVKDRIGLNMIVQAEKEGKINKDTTIIEPTSGNTGIALAYISAVKGYKLILTMPETMSIERRKLLAAYGAEIVLTPGEKGMKGAIEKALELMNQIPNSFMPQQFENLANPDIHRKTTALEIWNDTDGKVDIFVGGVGTGGTVTGVGEVLKSKKPSIQVFAVEPFDSPVLSGGTPRPHKIQGIGAGFVPKVLNTNIYNEVIKVKTEEAYEMARYLAKDEGILCGISSGAALFGAYLVAKRPENKKKMIVVLLPDTGERYLSTELFSYNG, translated from the coding sequence ATGATATACAATAATATTTTAGAATTGATAGGTAAGACACCTTTGGTAAGGCTAAATAAACTATCTCAACAAGTTGATGCAGAAATAATTGCAAAAGTAGAATCTTTTAATCCTGGTGGGAGTGTAAAAGACAGAATTGGACTAAATATGATTGTACAAGCTGAAAAAGAAGGCAAGATAAACAAAGACACAACAATTATTGAACCTACTAGTGGCAATACTGGAATAGCACTTGCGTATATAAGTGCTGTGAAGGGATATAAACTAATACTTACAATGCCTGAAACAATGAGTATAGAAAGAAGGAAGCTTCTAGCTGCATATGGTGCAGAAATTGTTCTAACACCAGGTGAAAAAGGTATGAAAGGTGCCATAGAAAAAGCACTCGAGCTTATGAATCAAATTCCAAACTCCTTCATGCCACAGCAGTTTGAAAACTTAGCAAATCCAGATATCCACAGAAAAACTACTGCCTTGGAAATATGGAATGACACAGATGGAAAAGTAGATATCTTTGTAGGTGGTGTTGGTACTGGTGGCACTGTTACAGGAGTAGGAGAGGTATTAAAATCGAAAAAACCATCAATACAAGTATTTGCTGTCGAGCCTTTTGATTCACCTGTTTTAAGTGGTGGAACTCCAAGACCACACAAAATTCAAGGAATCGGAGCAGGATTTGTTCCTAAGGTTTTAAACACTAATATTTATAATGAGGTTATTAAAGTAAAAACAGAAGAGGCTTATGAAATGGCAAGGTATTTAGCTAAAGATGAAGGAATTCTTTGCGGTATTTCATCTGGAGCTGCATTGTTTGGAGCTTATCTTGTCGCAAAAAGACCAGAGAACAAGAAAAAGATGATTGTCGTATTGTTACCAGATACTGGTGAAAGATATCTATCTACTGAGTTATTTTCATATAACGGATAA
- a CDS encoding phasin family protein, which yields MRDELEKILSIGLGFISYSKEKIEKVINELVEKGEVTKSEAAEIIEKLTKKGEEQKKDINDYIANQVEKIISKLNLAYKSDIVTEERIREIVKEEIDKFKNNY from the coding sequence ATGAGAGATGAATTGGAGAAGATTTTAAGCATTGGCCTCGGATTTATATCTTACTCTAAAGAGAAAATAGAAAAAGTAATAAATGAACTTGTTGAAAAAGGTGAAGTTACAAAAAGCGAAGCAGCAGAAATTATAGAAAAATTAACCAAGAAAGGAGAAGAACAGAAGAAAGATATTAACGATTATATAGCAAATCAAGTAGAAAAAATTATTTCTAAATTAAATCTTGCATACAAAAGTGATATTGTTACTGAAGAAAGGATAAGAGAAATAGTAAAAGAGGAGATAGACAAATTTAAAAATAATTACTAG